Proteins from a single region of Topomyia yanbarensis strain Yona2022 unplaced genomic scaffold, ASM3024719v1 HiC_scaffold_20, whole genome shotgun sequence:
- the LOC131694937 gene encoding uncharacterized protein LOC131694937, with translation MSYPKLFLQVAIIVTAVLIQVTSLECYSCDSDLMDFDCNKIETLPKVVCANTTASNLVALSCGSQHVIAKDSSAERIFRGCMVAGECGLLSRQVELTQAYRMASCHECGLDNCNDSGTSIGRESFSMIGSLMVGSVAFLLHRVALL, from the exons ATGAGTTACCCAAAATTATTTCTGCAGGTGGCGATCATCGTCACCGCAGTCCTTATACAAGTAACATCCCTCGAATGCTATAGTTGCGATTCGGACTTGATGGATTTCGATTGCAATAAAATTGAAACGTTACCGAAGGTGGTTTGTGCGAATACAACTGCGTCGAACCTGGTAGCGTTGAGCTGCGGATCACAGCACGTTATAG CAAAGGATAGCAGCGCGGAACGGATCTTCCGAGGTTGTATGGTCGCCGGAGAGTGTGGCCTGTTGAGCCGACAGGTGGAGTTAACTCAAGCATACCGTATGGCTTCGTGTCACGAGTGCGGTTTAGATAATTGCAATGACAGCGGAACCAGTATCGGTCGGGAAAGTTTCAGCATGATAGGAAGTTTGATGGTGGGTTCGGTTGCATTTCTTCTCCATCGGGTCGCTTTGCTGTAG
- the LOC131694936 gene encoding large ribosomal subunit protein mL37-like: protein MRFTAVLLRQHIGFHFKKHWIIQGKRVPAETGAVAELAARGIPVVDPNELTKKKREFVRMELVGQLPPEVKRDQHHPLYKSEPCYLFSDRNVLLEGVKQAQVLLNTVVYDELPLKLEERLEITKIPTQLDRSMQQSVLAALVFDAEQVKTAIVKDPERPAFRLPRNYGISDERRNQLLLSKLLIHCERFAGKSVTSMRKVISNTSFVVPINRNHHERIQISLKADTFITSSVPIKPLDSSVYRPQDLHLPDLFPVKETVTIPITNFYEWQNEYPIARDYKFSHPHTILLHCAPEDVSNLFETPVTDDQREGRALLKAFAVAAARARQLYGDDVKVLPHPITVQAVQTDSKWFHFSIFQLNTLALDGDGAAESRNLWFRKPKMDLYSECGYLVGKPTLRDYNKNVLKHLAVFYGSS from the exons ATGCGCTTTACTGCGGTACTCCTCCGGCAACACATTGGGTTTCACTTCAAGAAACATTGGATCATCCAGGGAAAACGTGTCCCAGCGGAAACTGGCGCTGTAGCGGAGCTGGCGGCTCGAGGCATACCGGTTGTCGATCCGAATGAATTGACCAAAAAGAAACGGGAATTCGTGCGGATGGAGCTGGTTGGTCAGCTTCCTCCGGAAGTAAAACGCGATCAGCACCATCCGTTGTACAAAAGTGAGCCTTGCTATCTGTTCAGCGATCGCAATGTTTTGCTGGAGGGAGTTAAGCAAGCCCAGGTGCTGCTTAATACGGTCGTTTACGACGAACTACCGCTAAAGTTGGAGGAGCGTTTGGAGATCACGAAGATTCCGACGCAACTTGATCGATCAATGCAGCAGTCGGTTCTAGCTGCGCTCGTTTTTGATGCCGAACAGGTGAAAACCGCCATTGTAAAAGATCCGGAGCGACCGGCGTTCAGACTTCCCAGGAACTACGGCATTTCTGACGAAAGAAGAAA TCAACTGTTACTTTCAAAACTATTAATCCACTGCGAGCGGTTTGCCGGCAAATCCGTCACTTCTATGAGGAAAGTTATTTCGAACACTAGTTTCGTGGTTCCCATAAACAGAAACCACCACGAACGGATTCAAATCAGTCTAAAGGCTGACACCTTCATCACATCCTCTGTTCCGATTAAACCTCTGGACAGCTCCGTTTACCGTCCGCAAGACTTACATCTGCCGGATTTGTTTCCAGTAAAGGAAACGGTCACGATTCCTATCACAAACTTTTACGAGTGGCAAAACGAGTACCCCATCGCAAGGGACTACAAATTTTCTCATCCGCACACGATTTTGCTGCACTGCGCCCCAGAGGATGTATCCAATCTGTTCGAAACACCGGTGACGGATGATCAACGCGAAGGTCGAGCACTGTTGAAGGCGTTCGCTGTAGCCGCTGCACGAGCCCGGCAGCTCTATGGG GATGACGTGAAAGTCCTGCCACACCCGATAACGGTGCAGGCGGTACAGACCGACAGCAAGTGGTTTCATTTTAGCATATTCCAGCTAAACACGCTAGCGCTGGACGGAGATGGAGCGGCTGAGAGCCGCAATTTGTGGTTCCGAAAACCGAAGATGGATCTTTACTCGGAGTGTGGCTATCTGGTCGGGAAGCCAACCCTGCGGGATTACAACAAAAATGTGTTGAAGCATTTGGCTGTGTTCTACGGAAGTAGTTAG